The DNA segment AGTGTGATTTCTCTCCTGTGCGGATTCGTGGCTAGCAGTAACTCTGTGCGCTGCAGACTTCCTACACAGTTCCAACACGTCCCCAACAGCTACAGGCTCCAGTGAAAGCTgtgaaacagctctgcagactgTTCCAACGCGGTCTGTGGAAAATAACCCCCCAACCTTCTCCCTGTGCCTGGGAGGGGCCTCAGGATGGCTGTTCaacagcctcctcctcctcctgccatggtccagcacagagctgggggATCCTGCCACGgccctgcctcctgcccagcaAGGGTGACAGCCAAGGGGGCTGCAAAACCGCTGGATGGATGGGATTTTCTATATGGAGTGCATTACAGACCCCCTGATCTCTGTGCAAGGCCAACCAGCCAACGTCAAATGTGTTTCTTGCACGTGACTTTCCTGATGTTTCATGAAACTCCTCCTGAGCACGAATCTTTTCCTGCAGAGGGGGCACTGGAAAAGCCCCTCTCCTGAGTGCCGGCGCTGGTGGTTTAGAAGATAATCCTTTCTCCTGTAGCTTTTGTCACACTCAGAGCACTTGTACGGCCTCTCTCCTGTGTGAGTCATCTGGTGTCTCACGAGCCACGAATGGCAAACGAAGCTTTTCCCACAGTCGCTGCAAATGTAGGACTTGCCCCTGCCCTGGGTCTGCTGCTGGCTTGCCAGGCTGCCCCTGGGCGCAAAGTGCTGCCTGCACCTGGTGCAGTCCTCTGATTTGTCCTGCGGGTGATCCCAGCAGGGGCTGGCTAATGGGTTTTCTGCGGGGAAGTTCTTCTCGCTTTCTGCAGACGGCTGCTCCTCTCTGCCGAGGCCATTGTGGTCACGAAGCCTGGTTCCGCCCACAGGGTTTTGTCCACACTCAGTGCGGGGCAGCTGTGGCCCCGCAGGCAGCCCCTCgcaggaggcaggagcagccccctGGCCAATGTCTTTCTCACCTGGAGCACACGGCTGTGAGTGCAGCAGATGGAACACCCTTTTGTTGAGACTCTTCTCACACGTGGGGCCTGGAAATGTCTCCCCTTCTCGGGCTCCCTGGGGCGTCTGAAGATGTTCCTGCTGGGTGGAATTTCTCTCACATTTGTTGTACGCGCACGGTCTCTTTCCAACACTGTTTTCCTGAGTGCTAAAGAAGTCTAAGTGCTCACCAAACCCTCGGTCGTACCGAGCACCACCCCCAAGGCCATTCCCAGTGGTGTTTGTTTCCATCATTTCTGAATTCCACTGACTGTCCCATGTCACTCCGAGGCTAGGATCCTTGGAAAACTTCTCTGCAGGTCTTCCTGGTACCTCTGAGTCACACACAgtgctttcaaagcaatctgCCGGAGGGTCCCTCTTTGTGTTTTCATCATGCACTGAAACAGATAGATTTCAGAGTCTTTCAACTAAGGAAGCCTCTTAAGAGTATCCCTCCAAGTCTACAGCCATGTCACGCTAACAGACAGACAAAGTAAAAAAGATGGGAGGTTTTAATACTGAAAGGGAGTGCAAGTACCAGCATTCCACTGAAACAAAATctctgggaaaacagaagagctttttgccatttttttttttttaaatctacatgAAAATTCATCAATGCAATGTTTCATCTTCACCCTCTCATTCAGATGTCTGAAGTGTGAGATCTAAGTTCCCTGATAGACCGGACACCATCACACCATAGTGCTCTCAGCTTCTCTCCAGACACTCCACCGAGCATCTAGAGAAGCAAAGGTCCAAGCGAAGGCACCGAAGCCAGCTCAGCAAGTCAGTGTGGGTGCACCCTTTTTTGTACATGAACCGTTGTCTCTGCAGCTGGGCTTCTGGGGGGAGACACTCCCTGGCCATGTCTTTGTTCAGAGAGCTCGGAGCAGTGCTGAGTGAAGGAAGCTCTCGCACCTTATACAAGTGACCCCCAGGCAGGCACACAGCTCCGACTCGATGCAGAGGCATGCCCAGACTGAGAATTGTTGGTCAGACTGCCTCTCCCCTAGACGcctctcttgctttcttcaaAAAACATTTACGACTCCTGATAATCCAAGGCAAAAAGGTACCCAGCGCCTGAGCTACTTAGGCACAGTTCTAGATTTGCCATTGGACAAAACTGTTACGCTAACCTGCAAATTCCATCCTTCTGTAATTACCATTTCCTGCAACAAATATCCAGTGTTTCATTTCCCGGATTATTTCCACCAATGCTCTTCAGCCCTGCTTTCTAATgctctgtgatttttctgtctCCTAAGACCCGTGACCCTTCCAACATCTGCGAGTTGCTACAGAAAGACTCCACTGAGCATCACAAAGGACCATGGGTCTCTCAGCAGCGTCAACCAGCTGAGTCCAAAGTTATCTGCACTGCAAAAACATCCTGAGCTCTTATTTCTCTGGCTGTGTACTGGGACATCAGCACAAAAACATGTTACCACAGGCCAAGCTGAAGCATGAATGTAAAAGGCACCGGCTGCTCTACAGTAATTGTCTAAGCATGTTCTCTCACCCCAGTAACTCCAGGTTACATGTAAGCACAGACTGGAGGGTCTGGAACAGACTGAGTCGGCTGGGAAGCCCACCCTGTGAGCTCGCTCAGAGCAGCTGGAACAGGTCTCCCTTGGGAAGCAGTTAGGTGGAGCTGATCCATCCTTACACCAGGGCAATATCTGGGACGACCTTTTTCAGTGGAGCAAAATCATTCACATCAGCAATTCCCATGTGGTTACCGGCATACTGAGAGTTTATCTCTTGAGTTACTCTATAGTGACTTCATCACGTGCTGTGAATGTCTAAATAACTTACATGAAGTAAAGGAATTCCAGGCTACCAACTGATTGCTACACAAAATATTCCTCTGCACTCCCTCCTCAGTTATCCACTTGAGAGCTATACTGAGTGGTCCCGGGTTGTGGCCCAGGAGATTGTATTTAATTAATATCCGCATCCAAACTTGCACACCCGTTCCTTGAGGTTAAGCCTTGATCCAAAGATGAATCTCCCTCTATTAACTCCACCTCAAGCATGATCTGTACTCCAAGTGCGCTCCTCCAAATGAATGTTAGCATGTACATCTCCAAACAGCATGTCCTAAAATTGTTTTGCATTAAAGCTGCCTTCTCTTTTACTGCAGGATAACTCTCCTGCTTGGGAATGCAAAGTCAGGGCTCCATGTTCATTGGTACCAGGTTTAGACACCATCAAGCCAGCTGGAAGTAAAAACCTGATCCGTAAGGCCTGAGCACATCACCATGCTTGCCTAAACAGAAACCCAAGACAGCACCTATGACAGTTTTAGGccagctgaaggaggaaggagcctCTTCAGCTGACAGAACCTGAAATTTTTGCGAACAAATATTAACGAGCAGACTGAGGTTTGTTCCAGTTCTTTCATGGCTTACTTTATAATGTCGTGACATTTAATATAGTGTAAAAAAAATACTCTAAATTAGATTCACTGTCCCAGAAATCTCAGCTGAAATCCATTACTGACCTGTACTCGGGTCTGTagagatttcttctttctccaagTCTTGTCGTTCAGGGCAGCGTGGCTCCTCCTCTTGTTTAATCCATGATAAAACATCAGTTGCATAAGTCTGAAATCCTGCTCATTGGGGAGAATTTACACAATTGAGAAAGACTGGAGAAAGATGCAAAGCACGGAAGATGCAGGAATTCACAAAGATAAGAACAGTGCTGACAAAGCCTCAGGGAAGACACAATACAAAGAGCCACCTGAGGGGGAATTCCTGCAGTGGGAGTTTTTGCCAGGGAATCCTCACCTGCGTCAGGGTCTCTTGGGAGGTCCTCACCCTCTGCACCTGGCAGCTCCCTGGCATACGCCTCTTTGCCTTTCTCGGTCTGACTTGAAGCCTCAGGCTCATAAAACGCTTGCTCTGCTAAAGGAGAAAATTCAAGACAGGAGTATCATAACTGCGTAAGCTCAGGATTTCACAAGGGTGAAACCTGCTCttgttttggtttatgtttTCCCCCAAGCCAAGTTCCCATAAGCCCAATTTGTTAATGAAACCTGATGGAAAggtctaaaaaaacccagtttgCTATATACACTGGAAGCCAAGTAAAATTACAGTGGAGCCAACAGACAGAGCTGCTACTCTTTGTAAAGAGTAAGGACAGCCAAGCTCCAAAGCAGAATAGTTTATTGGTAATGCAAAGAGGTACCACCAAGTGACAAGGCAAGAAAAAGGTCCCTGGGCTGCACAGCCTCCCCATACAGCAACAGCACTACCAAGTATTCAGTGCGCTTGCTTGTGTATGCAGAAAAAGTACTgaagagaagggaggagggaaaaggcaACCTGAAGCCTCTGGATATGCAGGAGGAGAGGCACTGCGGCCCTGCAAGACAAGGCTGCAGGGGATgcagagctgaggagctgccacAGCCACTCCGATTCCCCTGGAGCCAGAACAGTGCACACAGTCCTGTCTCCTTGCAATCGCAGCCCCATGCAATGGATGGCACCAACCACAGACCTCATTCTGGCACTGGTTTTTGCCTCCTCCAAGTTAATCTATCTGCCCCAAAAAGTGACTAATGGCCCTTTGCACTAGATATTTAACCAGCTTAGCGCTATCAACTTGAGGGAAGCAAAGTAAAGAATTTAAGGGAGAATGAAACATTTCCTATTCCACACTGCACTGCTTGGATAAAACCTGGCCAAATACTTTGCAAACTCCAAAATGGCCGTGAGAAGGGAAAGACGAAACACCAGCCCTTACCCGTCAGGACTGGTGGCATGTCTGTTCAAAACTTGTGAGCTTTTTTACAGAAGATTTAGAATACATGAGaagaggtgggaaaaaaaaaaaaaccttggaaATTAATCCCTCTATTTCATTTTCCCTCCGAGGTATGCAGTTACTCACCCGGGCAGGGCTCTTCAGGAGCTTCTCCAGCCTCCCCCTCCTGCTGATCTGCAGCGCGCAACTCTTCTTCTTGCTTAATATGGATTATGCTGTCTTCTGTTAATAGGAACCAGtgttattttaattctgtacaCAAAATTAATTCCAATTCTCATCCCatcccaggcacagcagctcTGTTCTAACTCACATTCTAGAGAAAATCTCACTTCAAGTCTAGTTCTCACTGACCAAGGTCTCTTAAACAGACCTAAAATATTTGTCACAAAACCCTCAGCAGATGTTTGAGCCTCAGAAACACACAAAATTTTCACACAAGTGTAATGTCCATTTTGTTGTGGCACCCATtagcaaatgaaaacatgttCTATGTGGCCCCAGGAGAGGAGAGTGCCAGTTGAAATCTTGTTCTtgagttttgtttctcttttggttCTGCCAGAGCTATGCCATTCCCTTTTCAGTCACTCTCGGTAAAACACAGACCACTTCTAACTCATCAGAAAAACACTAGTGAGAATTATGACTGAAACttaccaaaaaaaggaaagtctatgaaataaataaggaaaagcaGACGGACTAATGCTCTACACATTACCTTTATACCTCCATGACACAATCAATGAATTGGAGGAACACTTCAGACAAGTGTAAAACCAACTACACTGTGCACGTTTGTGCACACAGAACAGAAAGTCCTCTTGACAGCCAGCCTTCAGACTGGAAAACCGAACATCATCCCACTTTGCCTGGCAATGCAGACATGGCCTAACTGCAAGGGGACTGCAGGTGTGACACATGCAACTGCAGACAGCTCAGCAACCAGGAGAGAAGAAGTGGTTTGATGTAGCATTCTGGTAAGACTAGTAGGGATGCGATGCCCAACAGCCATGCTTGGAAGACCATGCTCAACACACCAAGCGCCTTGGAGAGAGGCTGATGTCCCATAAAGAGCCCAGCTGGCGGGTTTTTGGTGCTCCGCGTCCCAACAGCCCAGTCGTCCTATAGCCACTCACCGGTGCCGGCCTCTGCAGGATCACCTCTCCCGTCCCCATCCTCACAGCTCCGAGCACACGGCTGGTTCCCACCTTCTGACCGGGCCTGGGCATCACGTCTGGGAGCGTCGGGCTCTGCGATAGGCATGAGGTGAGGCGCAGCCGGGCGTCCCACCGGCACGGGACCGGCAGGAGGACGGCGGGGACCCGTCACCTCTGCCCACCTCCCGCTCCGACCCCTCGCCACACGCCCGCCTCGAGGTCGCGGGCAGCGCCAGGCCCTTACCGAGGGAGAGCAGCATGCGGTAGTTGCTCCTCATGACGGCGCGGTGCAGGGCCCGCTGCCAGCCGCGCAGCGCCCGCCACTCCCGCTCGCTGAACTGCACCCACACGTCCTCCAGCCTCACCGGCACCCGCGCTGCCCGAGGCCGCGCTGCctcccggccgccgccggccgccccgcgcCTCGCCGACACCCGAggagccccgccgccgccgccgccgccgctgccgccgccgctgccgctcTCCAACCGccgctccagcgcctggaggCGGCCGCGCAGAGCCAGCGCGGCCCGCAGCTGCCGCTCCGCCCGCGCCAGGCGGGCCTCCAGGCGGAGCAGCCGCGCCGCCACAGCCCCTGCTCGCCCCAGCCGGGGACCGGCCATGGCCGCTGCCGCCGGCCCGCCGCCGAcaccggccgccgccgccgccgcgctccgcggccggccccACAGCGCCCcctgccgccgccccgcgcggcGCACTgcggcgccccctggcgggagggcgcggcgcggccgggccggTGCGGGCGCGGGAACCCCGGAGCCGGAGGCGCCCGGGGTCGGCGGCGCCGCGGAGGCGGGAGGGACCGGGTTCCTCTCAGAGCCATGAGGGACGGGGGATCCTCTCAGAGCCAGGAGGGACCAGCATCTCCTCAGAGCTGTGAGGGATCAGGATGTCCTCAGAGCTGAGGGACACAAGGTCCTCTCAGAGCCCTGAGGGAGCGGGATCCTCTCAAAGCCGTGGGGGGTCAGGATCCCCTCAGAGCTGTGAGGGCTCAGGATCCCCTCAGAGCTGTGGGGCCTCAGGGTCCGCCTCAGAGTCACGAGGGAACAGGGTCTCCTCAGAGCTGTGAGGGCTCAGGATCCCCTCAGAGCTCTGAAGGACCGGAGTCCCCTCAGAGCCATGAGGGGTCAGTTCCCCACAGAGCTGTAAGGACTCAAGATCCTTTCAGAGCCATGAGTGTGCAGGGTCCCCTCAGAGCTGGGAAGGATCAGAATCCCCTCAGATCTGGGAGGGACACAGGGTCTCTTTAGAGCTGCGGGGGCTTGAGGTCCCTCCCAGAGTCGTGAGGGTCCAGTGTCTCCTCAGACCTATGGGGGCTCAGGATCCCCTCAGAGCTGTGAAGAGTGTGGTATCCTCTCATAGCCATGAGGGATCG comes from the Haliaeetus albicilla chromosome 2, bHalAlb1.1, whole genome shotgun sequence genome and includes:
- the LOC104322719 gene encoding zinc finger protein 282-like isoform X2, whose amino-acid sequence is MAGPRLGRAGAVAARLLRLEARLARAERQLRAALALRGRLQALERRLESGSGGGSGGGGGGGAPRVSARRGAAGGGREAARPRAARVPVRLEDVWVQFSEREWRALRGWQRALHRAVMRSNYRMLLSLEPDAPRRDAQARSEGGNQPCARSCEDGDGRGDPAEAGTEDSIIHIKQEEELRAADQQEGEAGEAPEEPCPEQAFYEPEASSQTEKGKEAYARELPGAEGEDLPRDPDAGFQTYATDVLSWIKQEEEPRCPERQDLEKEEISTDPSTVHDENTKRDPPADCFESTVCDSEVPGRPAEKFSKDPSLGVTWDSQWNSEMMETNTTGNGLGGGARYDRGFGEHLDFFSTQENSVGKRPCAYNKCERNSTQQEHLQTPQGAREGETFPGPTCEKSLNKRVFHLLHSQPCAPGEKDIGQGAAPASCEGLPAGPQLPRTECGQNPVGGTRLRDHNGLGREEQPSAESEKNFPAENPLASPCWDHPQDKSEDCTRCRQHFAPRGSLASQQQTQGRGKSYICSDCGKSFVCHSWLVRHQMTHTGERPYKCSECDKSYRRKDYLLNHQRRHSGEGLFQCPLCRKRFVLRRSFMKHQESHVQETHLTLAGWPCTEIRGSVMHSI
- the LOC104322719 gene encoding zinc finger protein 282-like isoform X1: MAGPRLGRAGAVAARLLRLEARLARAERQLRAALALRGRLQALERRLESGSGGGSGGGGGGGAPRVSARRGAAGGGREAARPRAARVPVRLEDVWVQFSEREWRALRGWQRALHRAVMRSNYRMLLSLEPDAPRRDAQARSEGGNQPCARSCEDGDGRGDPAEAGTEDSIIHIKQEEELRAADQQEGEAGEAPEEPCPAEQAFYEPEASSQTEKGKEAYARELPGAEGEDLPRDPDAGFQTYATDVLSWIKQEEEPRCPERQDLEKEEISTDPSTVHDENTKRDPPADCFESTVCDSEVPGRPAEKFSKDPSLGVTWDSQWNSEMMETNTTGNGLGGGARYDRGFGEHLDFFSTQENSVGKRPCAYNKCERNSTQQEHLQTPQGAREGETFPGPTCEKSLNKRVFHLLHSQPCAPGEKDIGQGAAPASCEGLPAGPQLPRTECGQNPVGGTRLRDHNGLGREEQPSAESEKNFPAENPLASPCWDHPQDKSEDCTRCRQHFAPRGSLASQQQTQGRGKSYICSDCGKSFVCHSWLVRHQMTHTGERPYKCSECDKSYRRKDYLLNHQRRHSGEGLFQCPLCRKRFVLRRSFMKHQESHVQETHLTLAGWPCTEIRGSVMHSI
- the LOC104322719 gene encoding zinc finger protein 282-like isoform X7 — encoded protein: MESPYPTSFCFPAASPPTPGKSPRPSGTSISLWTVVAAVQAVERSVDAHAERLLNLERRTVTTEKKYFDCEKTVVDFGNQLESKLAVLGTLIQEYGQLQKRLENMENLLKNKNFWILQLPPGDEVPKAPVAFESSAAYFSAQEWENLEEWQRELYKNVLRGKNESLISLDYVISKPDFLSQLQRGEAPCNGDKAASREIPTESSAAEPLLFRLDASNQDSREGAQEVLEGSTMLAEPGPADYSIPEPSFAGVVKQEEEPCVEEEGATEDAEFTELSVEPDAPRRDAQARSEGGNQPCARSCEDGDGRGDPAEAGTEDSIIHIKQEEELRAADQQEGEAGEAPEEPCPAEQAFYEPEASSQTEKGKEAYARELPGAEGEDLPRDPDAGFQTYATDVLSWIKQEEEPRCPERQDLEKEEISTDPSTVHDENTKRDPPADCFESTVCDSEVPGRPAEKFSKDPSLGVTWDSQWNSEMMETNTTGNGLGGGARYDRGFGEHLDFFSTQENSVGKRPCAYNKCERNSTQQEHLQTPQGAREGETFPGPTCEKSLNKRVFHLLHSQPCAPGEKDIGQGAAPASCEGLPAGPQLPRTECGQNPVGGTRLRDHNGLGREEQPSAESEKNFPAENPLASPCWDHPQDKSEDCTRCRQHFAPRGSLASQQQTQGRGKSYICSDCGKSFVCHSWLVRHQMTHTGERPYKCSECDKSYRRKDYLLNHQRRHSGEGLFQCPLCRKRFVLRRSFMKHQESHVQETHLTLAGWPCTEIRGSVMHSI